In a genomic window of Chiloscyllium plagiosum isolate BGI_BamShark_2017 unplaced genomic scaffold, ASM401019v2 scaf_2343, whole genome shotgun sequence:
- the LOC122546748 gene encoding gastrula zinc finger protein XlCGF67.1-like: protein MEKPWKCGDCGKGFRVPSALETHRRSHTREKPFSCPECRKAFSDPSALLRHWRVHTGERPFSCPECRKSFSDSSARLRHLRVHTGEKPFSCPDCGKVFTRTSHLVIHRRVHT from the coding sequence atggagaaaccatggaagtgtggTGACTGCGGTAAAGGCTTCCGTGTCCCGTCTGCCCTGGAGACacatcggcgcagtcacaccaGGGAGAAGCCATTCTCCTGTCCTgagtgcaggaaggccttcagtGATCCCTCCGCCCTGCTGAGGCACTGGCGGGtgcacacaggggagaggcctttcagctgccctgagtgcaggAAGAGCTTCAGCGATTCCTCCGCCCGGCTGAGGCATTTGCgggttcacacaggggagaagcccttcagctgccccgattGTGGGAAGGTGTTCACTCGCACCTCCCACCTCGTGAtacaccggcgggtccacaccg